One genomic region from Stackebrandtia nassauensis DSM 44728 encodes:
- a CDS encoding amidase, translated as MTELVRLRPLDATPRDAVAEAEYTCDRIEATDAEIFAFESEPDRRGRLLAEAQATEERWGEPADRPALYGVPVGVKDVIHVDGLETRAGSKVPAEALAGAQATLVDRLVGAGALIAGKNTCAEFAISAPGPTRNPHNPTHTPGGSSSGSAAAVAAGQVRLSIGTQTVSSTIRPAAYCGIVGFKPSHGRIPVDGVIANAPSLDTIGILTTDVAGAAIASEVLCDEWSPRAVDELPVLGIPADEYLECASKPTLARFAEHVAKLKAAGYRVVPGRAVTDFPRIRAVLFTIQRYESAIVHAAWFDSYRALYQPKSAQSVLEGRDIDEDKHQLALKLRTAIHDQIRDMMERSGVDIWIGPSATDTAPVGLASTGNSIMSIPWSLTGMPSLSVPAPAPDLPLGFHCAARTGDDERLLAWGGDIAATLAG; from the coding sequence ATGACGGAACTTGTCCGCTTGCGGCCACTGGACGCCACGCCCAGGGACGCCGTGGCCGAAGCCGAGTACACGTGTGACCGCATCGAGGCGACCGACGCCGAGATCTTCGCCTTCGAGTCCGAGCCGGACCGGCGCGGCAGGCTGCTGGCCGAGGCCCAGGCCACCGAGGAGCGGTGGGGTGAGCCCGCGGACCGGCCCGCCCTGTACGGGGTTCCGGTGGGCGTCAAGGACGTGATCCACGTCGACGGCCTCGAGACCCGGGCCGGTTCGAAGGTTCCCGCCGAGGCACTGGCCGGAGCCCAGGCGACACTGGTCGACCGGCTGGTCGGGGCGGGGGCCCTGATCGCGGGGAAGAACACCTGCGCCGAGTTCGCGATCTCGGCGCCCGGGCCGACCCGCAACCCGCACAACCCGACGCACACCCCCGGCGGGTCGAGCAGCGGTTCGGCGGCGGCGGTGGCGGCCGGGCAGGTGCGGCTGTCGATCGGGACCCAGACGGTGTCCTCCACGATCCGGCCCGCCGCCTACTGCGGGATCGTCGGTTTCAAGCCCAGTCACGGCCGGATCCCGGTCGACGGGGTCATCGCCAACGCGCCCAGCCTCGACACGATCGGCATCCTCACCACCGACGTGGCCGGCGCGGCGATCGCGTCCGAAGTGCTGTGTGACGAGTGGAGTCCCCGCGCCGTCGACGAGCTGCCGGTGCTGGGGATTCCGGCCGACGAGTACCTCGAGTGCGCCAGCAAACCGACGTTGGCCAGGTTCGCCGAGCATGTCGCGAAGCTGAAGGCCGCCGGGTACCGGGTGGTCCCGGGCCGGGCCGTGACCGACTTCCCCCGGATCCGGGCGGTGCTGTTCACGATCCAGCGCTACGAGAGCGCGATCGTCCACGCCGCGTGGTTCGACAGCTATCGCGCGCTGTACCAGCCGAAGTCGGCGCAGTCGGTGCTGGAGGGCCGCGACATCGACGAGGACAAACACCAGCTGGCCCTGAAGCTGCGCACCGCGATCCACGACCAGATCCGCGACATGATGGAGCGGTCGGGTGTGGACATCTGGATCGGGCCCTCGGCGACCGACACCGCGCCGGTCGGGCTGGCCAGTACCGGGAACTCGATCATGTCGATTCCGTGGAGCCTGACCGGGATGCCGAGCCTGAGCGTCCCGGCCCCGGCCCCCGACCTGCCGCTGGGATTCCACTGTGCTGCCCGGACCGGGGACGACGAACGGCTGCTGGCCTGGGGCGGTGATATCGCGGCGACGCTGGCGGGCTGA
- a CDS encoding immune inhibitor A domain-containing protein, translated as MFKARYKAVSVAAVAALLAAGVTTATVSADPAPDRTATNKSTTPVGEELPLSPQQSDQEAKRRQALEEVATGSAKADKSGAVKLDDDEYADTATTGTDQILTLLVEFGDKIGEAGGEAGPSKNQIPEPDRATDNSSLWTKDFSRDYYQNMLFEAENSMPDFYTKQSGGKYTVDGEVQDWVTVPYNEARYGKNGVEDEAYPAFVQDSAKAWYDAQIKSGKSPEEVKRYLSKYDQQDRYDFDGDGNFDEADGYVDHIQIIHAGIGEEAGGGAQGEDAIWSHRSYATTDLPGPEDNPQSGAPVGDSGIWVGDYTTEPESGGLGVFCHEFGHDLGLPDLYATEGAANNTGRWSLMSGGSWLSESKDVIGDKPGFMGPWEKYFLGWLDYDEVALDDKSHQSELGAAGDSGDLAEATKVNLPDAKETVKYPKPASGKHEWMSGDGDKINATLTREVDLTDAEKSAELATKAFLDTEKGYDFFFAEVSTDNGGKWTKVGKTYDGQSKKYIDISTDLAEYVGKRIKVRFHYTSDAATHGQGVFLDDVALKVDGKQVWLDDVESPDGDWEALGWNRTDGTEVYRHARFYLAENRRYVSYDKTLKVGPYNFGFGEKKPNWVERYPYQDGMLIWYVNTSFDDNNVGEHEGGGLALPVDAHAKPLKWKDGKDLPNTHQSFDATFSKSKTDKMTLHKDGAKTTFKSLKGVSVFDDSDKNAYWTAKLPSNSVKVAGTGVKITIVKDGKSQLVIKVTRK; from the coding sequence ATGTTCAAGGCACGCTACAAAGCGGTGTCCGTGGCGGCGGTGGCGGCACTGCTGGCCGCCGGAGTCACCACCGCGACGGTCTCGGCGGACCCGGCACCCGACCGAACCGCGACGAACAAGTCGACGACCCCCGTGGGCGAGGAACTGCCGCTGAGCCCGCAACAGTCGGACCAGGAGGCCAAGCGCCGCCAGGCGCTGGAGGAAGTGGCCACCGGTTCCGCGAAGGCGGACAAGAGCGGCGCGGTCAAACTCGACGACGACGAGTACGCCGACACCGCGACCACCGGTACCGACCAGATCCTGACGCTGCTGGTGGAGTTCGGCGACAAGATCGGCGAGGCCGGTGGTGAGGCCGGCCCCTCCAAGAACCAGATCCCCGAGCCGGACCGGGCCACGGACAACTCGTCACTGTGGACCAAGGACTTCAGCCGGGACTACTACCAGAACATGCTGTTCGAGGCCGAGAACTCCATGCCCGACTTCTACACCAAGCAGTCCGGCGGGAAGTACACCGTGGACGGTGAGGTGCAGGACTGGGTCACGGTCCCGTACAACGAGGCCCGCTACGGCAAGAACGGCGTCGAGGACGAGGCGTACCCGGCCTTCGTCCAGGACAGCGCGAAAGCCTGGTACGACGCGCAGATCAAGTCGGGCAAGTCCCCCGAGGAGGTCAAGCGGTACCTGTCGAAGTACGACCAGCAGGACCGCTACGACTTCGACGGTGACGGGAACTTCGACGAGGCCGACGGCTACGTCGACCACATCCAGATCATCCACGCGGGCATCGGCGAGGAGGCCGGTGGCGGCGCGCAGGGCGAGGACGCCATCTGGTCGCACCGTTCCTACGCCACCACGGACCTGCCGGGTCCGGAGGACAACCCGCAGTCCGGTGCGCCGGTCGGCGACAGCGGCATCTGGGTCGGCGACTACACCACCGAGCCCGAAAGCGGTGGCCTGGGCGTGTTCTGCCACGAGTTCGGTCACGACCTCGGTCTGCCCGACCTGTACGCCACCGAAGGCGCCGCCAACAACACCGGCCGCTGGTCGCTGATGTCGGGCGGTTCCTGGCTCAGCGAGAGCAAGGACGTCATCGGCGACAAGCCCGGTTTCATGGGCCCGTGGGAGAAGTACTTCCTGGGCTGGCTGGACTACGACGAGGTCGCGCTCGACGACAAGAGCCACCAGAGCGAACTGGGCGCGGCCGGTGACAGCGGCGACCTGGCCGAGGCCACGAAGGTGAACCTTCCCGACGCCAAGGAGACCGTCAAGTACCCCAAGCCCGCCAGCGGAAAGCACGAGTGGATGTCGGGCGACGGCGACAAGATCAACGCCACCCTGACCCGCGAGGTCGACCTGACCGACGCGGAGAAATCCGCCGAGCTGGCCACGAAGGCGTTCCTGGACACCGAGAAGGGCTACGACTTCTTCTTCGCCGAGGTCTCCACCGACAACGGCGGCAAGTGGACGAAGGTCGGCAAGACCTACGATGGACAGTCCAAGAAGTACATCGACATCTCCACCGATCTGGCGGAGTACGTCGGCAAGCGGATCAAGGTCCGTTTCCACTACACGTCCGACGCGGCCACGCACGGCCAGGGCGTCTTCCTGGACGACGTCGCGCTGAAGGTCGACGGCAAGCAGGTGTGGCTCGACGACGTCGAGTCCCCCGACGGCGACTGGGAGGCGTTGGGCTGGAACCGCACCGACGGCACCGAGGTCTACCGTCACGCCCGCTTCTACCTGGCCGAGAACCGGCGCTACGTCAGCTACGACAAGACGCTCAAGGTCGGTCCGTACAACTTCGGTTTCGGTGAGAAGAAACCGAACTGGGTGGAGCGCTACCCGTACCAGGACGGCATGCTGATCTGGTACGTGAACACCTCCTTCGACGACAACAACGTCGGTGAGCACGAGGGCGGCGGACTGGCCCTGCCGGTCGACGCGCACGCGAAACCGCTGAAGTGGAAGGACGGCAAGGACCTCCCCAACACGCACCAGAGTTTCGACGCGACGTTCTCGAAGTCGAAGACCGACAAGATGACGCTGCACAAGGACGGCGCGAAGACGACCTTCAAGTCGCTCAAGGGCGTCAGCGTCTTCGACGACTCGGACAAGAACGCGTACTGGACGGCCAAGCTGCCGAGCAACTCGGTCAAGGTCGCCGGTACCGGTGTGAAGATCACGATCGTCAAGGACGGCAAGTCCCAGCTGGTCATCAAGGTGACCCGCAAGTAG
- a CDS encoding MaoC/PaaZ C-terminal domain-containing protein, whose amino-acid sequence MWRSGTGETATIFYEDFTIGREFDLGSTTVDDTEMRGFAGRFDPQWYHLDDELAAAGSFGAVTASGWFTASLFMRMYTDAVLSRAAADASPGLEELRWLAPVYAGDELTGRLTVLDRSPSQSRPGLGTVKLSGVLAAANRETAVLSMRFRGWFGMRGPQRT is encoded by the coding sequence ATGTGGCGCTCGGGTACCGGTGAGACGGCGACGATCTTCTACGAGGACTTCACGATCGGCCGCGAGTTCGACCTCGGCTCCACCACCGTCGACGACACCGAGATGCGCGGTTTCGCCGGACGCTTCGATCCACAGTGGTATCACCTCGACGACGAGCTGGCCGCCGCCGGGTCCTTCGGCGCCGTGACGGCCAGCGGCTGGTTCACCGCGTCGCTGTTCATGCGTATGTACACCGACGCCGTCCTGTCCCGGGCCGCCGCCGACGCCTCCCCCGGCCTCGAGGAACTGCGCTGGCTGGCCCCGGTCTACGCGGGCGACGAACTCACCGGACGGCTCACCGTCCTGGACCGCTCCCCCTCGCAGTCCCGCCCCGGGCTGGGAACGGTGAAGCTGTCGGGCGTCCTGGCCGCCGCGAACCGCGAGACCGCGGTGCTGAGCATGCGCTTCCGCGGCTGGTTCGGCATGCGCGGTCCACAGCGGACGTAA
- a CDS encoding GtrA family protein yields MRFLNRLPRRWRALAEEVLKFGSIGLVNTAVTMLIFNVLLSIGPLKANVAATVVATTCSYFMNRHWTYRHLPKTSLKREYTLFFVFNLIGFLIESIILAVARYGMHFDEHTDVAAFNIAKFSGLVIATLFRFWAYRSFVFKASAKKAATLDAEELEPAVAK; encoded by the coding sequence GTGCGTTTTCTCAACCGGCTGCCCCGACGCTGGCGGGCCCTGGCCGAAGAGGTCCTCAAATTCGGAAGCATCGGACTGGTCAACACCGCCGTCACGATGCTCATCTTCAATGTGCTGCTGAGCATCGGCCCGCTCAAGGCCAACGTGGCGGCCACGGTGGTGGCCACGACCTGCTCCTATTTCATGAACCGGCACTGGACCTACCGCCACCTGCCGAAAACCTCGCTGAAGCGTGAGTACACGCTGTTCTTCGTCTTCAACCTCATCGGTTTCCTCATCGAGTCGATCATCCTGGCGGTGGCCCGCTACGGCATGCACTTCGACGAGCACACCGATGTGGCCGCCTTCAACATCGCCAAGTTCTCCGGGCTGGTCATCGCCACCCTGTTCCGGTTCTGGGCCTACCGCAGCTTCGTGTTCAAGGCCTCGGCCAAGAAGGCCGCCACCCTCGACGCCGAGGAGCTCGAACCCGCCGTCGCCAAGTGA
- a CDS encoding GtrA family protein: protein MVAQESAARESAPPRLYRRFAHLFHEVGKFMGVGAVAYSFDLALFNAAVYLWAWEALPAKTFSTCVAATIAFVGNRFWTWRHRPRSRLHREYLWYFLFNTIGLGINLLWVWAYEWANGIWPSVLDNPIALNLVANVIGVGTAAAFRFYSYRTWVFSDTGR, encoded by the coding sequence GTGGTTGCGCAGGAGTCGGCCGCGCGCGAGAGCGCGCCGCCCCGGCTGTACCGCCGTTTCGCGCACCTGTTCCACGAGGTCGGCAAGTTCATGGGCGTCGGCGCGGTCGCCTACTCCTTCGACCTGGCGCTGTTCAACGCGGCGGTCTACCTGTGGGCCTGGGAGGCGCTGCCCGCCAAGACCTTCTCGACGTGCGTCGCCGCCACGATCGCCTTCGTCGGCAACCGGTTCTGGACCTGGCGGCACCGGCCGCGGTCCCGGCTGCACCGGGAGTACCTGTGGTACTTCCTGTTCAACACCATCGGACTGGGCATCAACCTGTTGTGGGTGTGGGCCTACGAATGGGCCAACGGCATCTGGCCGTCCGTATTGGACAACCCCATCGCGCTGAACCTGGTCGCCAACGTGATCGGCGTCGGAACCGCCGCCGCGTTCCGGTTCTACTCCTATCGGACCTGGGTGTTTTCCGACACCGGCCGATAG
- a CDS encoding sigma-70 family RNA polymerase sigma factor, with protein MGSAQPPGEPRPSGDTGPVEQPSDAELIAATRSGDTTAYGQLYERHVHAARKLGRILARDAAEADDLTSETFAKVLATLRAGRGPDLAFRAYLLTTLRNTFYDRTRRDKKVEFTDDMTRHDPGEDFVDTAVAGQERRYAARAFHRLPERWQVVLWHTEVEGESAAEVAPLLGLSPNGVSALAYRARERLRQMYLQEHIADSPGATCRWTADRLGARVRGGLSNRDETKVDDHLEECTACKLLFVELAEVNSGMRGVLAPVILGLAAPAYLGGTALKSAVLAGWFGGVGVWVKSTFGWIWRPVNWARRGIQQMGGKGAAIAGGTAAVAGILALILVANNTTPPPEPPAQAQEPPVEDEQEQDEDEQDEPSDDAPDDQPSDEEKEKQKDEEDEPDPPARPTKFSVGTDLTSADLTAGGTGTLPITVTAPKQTTESGSAGPTTGRLAAAGPTTENLVTGFNPRLLTEPEDVMTLTLSFGEGISSPGGDAGDGWSCQPGEGELTCVRAELKPGQSTTAQIPLDVAPEVTGFHDIDVSVVSDNLKGTKTLRVPVAPVGMRTAYASHDATGVASAGNTLLTCVPKKHCRHAAADNHTSVMKSYAAEDHPGGLDGGNAVSGARLNIPAGAKVLWAGLHWTASGHHAMPDVKISTPGGGWQNVGAQRQFSGIERPVKQSVADITGMVWGSGEYYVAADKHALPKGIFKYAGWSITAVYQLPGAGPRETAVYEGLAQPRAEDTLSVSLPGAGESQLAYTVWDGDRTLAGDNFAINGTTVGDAGNFAHGVSESALEGADWNTFGVDVGTAEASHGDDAHATIFTGSDPLEIGVLALSTPPP; from the coding sequence ATGGGAAGCGCCCAGCCACCCGGCGAGCCCCGCCCCTCCGGCGACACAGGCCCCGTCGAGCAGCCCAGCGACGCCGAGCTCATCGCCGCCACCCGAAGCGGCGACACCACGGCGTACGGGCAGCTGTACGAGCGGCACGTCCACGCCGCCCGCAAACTGGGCCGGATCCTGGCCCGGGACGCGGCCGAAGCCGACGACCTGACCTCGGAGACCTTCGCCAAGGTGCTGGCGACCCTGCGGGCCGGGCGCGGCCCGGACCTGGCCTTCCGCGCGTACCTGCTGACGACGCTGCGCAACACCTTCTACGACCGCACCCGGCGCGACAAGAAGGTCGAGTTCACCGACGACATGACCCGGCACGACCCGGGCGAGGACTTCGTCGACACCGCCGTGGCCGGGCAGGAACGCCGCTACGCGGCCCGCGCCTTCCACCGGCTGCCGGAGCGCTGGCAGGTGGTGCTGTGGCACACCGAGGTCGAGGGTGAGTCCGCCGCCGAGGTGGCGCCGCTGCTGGGCCTGTCCCCCAACGGGGTCTCGGCCCTGGCCTACCGCGCCCGGGAGCGGCTTCGGCAGATGTACCTGCAGGAGCACATCGCCGACTCGCCCGGCGCGACCTGCCGCTGGACCGCCGACCGGCTCGGCGCCCGGGTCCGGGGCGGGCTGTCGAACCGCGACGAGACCAAGGTGGACGACCACCTTGAGGAGTGCACCGCCTGCAAGCTGCTGTTCGTCGAGCTGGCCGAGGTCAACTCGGGCATGCGCGGGGTGCTGGCACCGGTCATCCTGGGCCTCGCGGCCCCGGCCTACCTGGGCGGCACCGCCCTCAAAAGCGCCGTGCTTGCCGGTTGGTTCGGCGGCGTCGGCGTGTGGGTCAAGAGCACCTTCGGCTGGATCTGGCGTCCGGTCAACTGGGCGCGGCGCGGCATCCAGCAGATGGGCGGCAAGGGCGCCGCGATCGCCGGTGGCACCGCCGCCGTCGCGGGAATCCTGGCGCTGATCCTGGTCGCCAACAACACCACGCCGCCGCCGGAGCCGCCCGCGCAGGCGCAGGAACCGCCCGTCGAGGACGAGCAGGAACAGGACGAGGACGAGCAGGACGAACCCTCCGACGACGCCCCCGACGACCAGCCCAGCGACGAGGAGAAGGAAAAGCAGAAGGACGAGGAGGACGAGCCCGACCCGCCCGCCCGTCCGACGAAGTTCTCCGTCGGCACCGACCTGACCAGCGCCGACCTGACCGCGGGCGGCACCGGGACGCTGCCGATCACCGTCACCGCCCCGAAGCAGACCACCGAGTCCGGTTCGGCCGGGCCGACGACCGGCAGGCTCGCCGCCGCCGGACCCACGACCGAGAACCTGGTCACCGGGTTCAACCCGCGGCTGCTCACCGAACCCGAGGACGTCATGACGCTGACGCTGTCGTTCGGCGAGGGCATCTCCTCCCCCGGCGGCGACGCCGGGGACGGCTGGAGCTGCCAGCCCGGCGAGGGCGAGCTGACCTGTGTGCGCGCCGAACTCAAGCCGGGCCAGTCGACCACCGCCCAGATCCCGCTGGACGTCGCCCCCGAGGTGACCGGCTTCCACGACATCGACGTGTCGGTGGTGTCGGACAACCTCAAGGGCACCAAGACGCTGCGGGTGCCGGTGGCGCCGGTCGGGATGCGCACCGCCTACGCCTCCCACGACGCGACCGGGGTCGCCTCGGCCGGGAACACCCTGCTGACCTGCGTCCCCAAGAAGCACTGCCGTCACGCGGCGGCCGACAACCACACCTCGGTGATGAAGAGCTACGCCGCCGAGGACCATCCGGGCGGGCTGGACGGCGGCAACGCGGTCAGCGGCGCCCGGCTGAACATCCCCGCCGGCGCCAAGGTGCTGTGGGCGGGGCTGCACTGGACCGCCTCGGGCCACCACGCCATGCCCGACGTCAAGATCTCCACCCCGGGCGGCGGCTGGCAGAACGTCGGCGCGCAACGCCAGTTCTCCGGCATCGAACGCCCGGTCAAGCAGTCGGTCGCCGACATCACCGGCATGGTGTGGGGCTCGGGCGAGTACTACGTCGCCGCCGACAAACACGCCCTGCCCAAGGGCATCTTCAAGTACGCGGGCTGGAGCATCACCGCCGTCTACCAGCTGCCGGGCGCGGGCCCGCGCGAGACCGCCGTGTACGAGGGCCTGGCGCAGCCGCGCGCCGAGGACACCCTGTCGGTGTCGCTGCCGGGCGCGGGCGAGAGCCAGCTGGCCTACACGGTGTGGGACGGCGACCGCACCCTCGCCGGCGACAACTTCGCCATCAACGGCACCACCGTCGGCGACGCCGGGAACTTCGCCCACGGCGTCTCGGAGTCGGCACTGGAGGGCGCGGACTGGAACACCTTCGGGGTCGATGTCGGCACCGCCGAGGCATCGCACGGCGACGACGCCCACGCGACCATCTTCACCGGCTCCGATCCGCTGGAGATCGGGGTGCTGGCGCTGTCGACGCCGCCGCCCTGA
- a CDS encoding 5-(carboxyamino)imidazole ribonucleotide synthase: MDSRTQLPVVGMVGGGQLARMTHQAAISLGQSLRVLAASADDGAAIVSTDVHVGSHTDVEALRGFAKECDVLTFDHEHVPGDLLRTLRSEGVVVRPAPEALRYAQDKQAMREHLGGLGLPVPRWAPIDSVAALADFGVPCVVKTATGGYDGKGVFYVDAPEQITELLDAGAVLIAEERVRLRRELAALVAGSPGGELASYPIVETVQRDGICTEVIAPAPGLSEVLAEQARELARRVATELGVTGLLAVELFETDDGLVVNELAMRPHNSGHWTIEGARTSQFEQHLRAVLDYPLGETAPTAPVTVMANVLGGAPGGSRLDERLQSMLADDPGARVHLYGKQVRPGRKIGHVTVLGDDVETVRRRARRAAAWLRDGDPEAGEEA; this comes from the coding sequence GTGGATTCACGCACCCAACTGCCGGTCGTCGGCATGGTCGGCGGCGGACAACTCGCCCGCATGACCCATCAGGCCGCCATCTCCCTGGGCCAGTCGCTGCGGGTGCTCGCCGCCTCCGCCGACGACGGCGCCGCCATCGTCTCCACCGACGTCCACGTCGGTTCGCACACCGACGTGGAGGCGCTGCGCGGCTTCGCCAAGGAGTGCGATGTCCTCACCTTCGACCACGAGCACGTGCCCGGCGACCTGCTGCGCACGCTGCGAAGCGAGGGCGTCGTGGTGCGTCCGGCGCCCGAGGCCCTGCGGTACGCGCAGGACAAGCAGGCGATGCGCGAACACCTGGGCGGACTGGGACTGCCGGTGCCGCGCTGGGCCCCGATCGACTCGGTCGCGGCGCTGGCGGACTTCGGGGTGCCGTGCGTCGTCAAGACCGCCACCGGCGGCTACGACGGCAAGGGCGTGTTCTACGTCGACGCCCCCGAACAGATCACCGAACTCCTCGACGCCGGAGCCGTCCTCATCGCCGAGGAGCGGGTGCGGCTGCGCCGCGAACTGGCCGCCCTGGTCGCGGGTTCCCCCGGCGGCGAACTGGCCAGCTACCCGATCGTGGAGACCGTGCAGCGCGACGGCATCTGCACCGAGGTCATCGCTCCCGCCCCGGGACTGTCCGAAGTGCTGGCCGAACAGGCCCGCGAGCTGGCCCGCCGCGTCGCCACCGAACTGGGCGTCACCGGCCTGCTCGCGGTCGAGCTGTTCGAGACCGACGACGGCCTGGTCGTCAACGAACTCGCGATGCGCCCCCACAACAGTGGACATTGGACTATCGAGGGTGCCCGCACCTCCCAGTTCGAGCAGCACCTGCGCGCCGTCCTGGACTACCCGCTCGGCGAGACCGCCCCGACGGCGCCGGTGACCGTCATGGCCAATGTGCTCGGTGGCGCGCCCGGCGGCTCCCGTCTGGACGAACGCCTGCAGTCCATGCTGGCCGACGACCCCGGAGCCCGGGTTCACCTGTACGGCAAGCAGGTTCGGCCCGGCCGCAAGATCGGCCACGTCACGGTGCTGGGCGACGACGTTGAAACGGTCCGGCGACGCGCGAGGCGGGCCGCGGCCTGGCTGCGCGACGGCGACCCCGAGGCAGGAGAAGAAGCGTGA
- the purE gene encoding 5-(carboxyamino)imidazole ribonucleotide mutase: MTDNQPLVGVIMGSDSDWPTMKAAVEMLDHFGVAHEVRVVSAHRTPHAMLTYADEAAARGLRVIIAGAGGAAHLPGMVASATPLPVIGVPVPLKHLDGMDSLLSIVQMPGGIPVATVSVAGAKNAGLLAVRVLGVADPALRLAMSDYQRELVDMVADKNTRLQETVANDSAAKPGGGFGFVPGNG; encoded by the coding sequence GTGACCGACAACCAGCCCCTGGTGGGCGTCATCATGGGCAGCGACTCCGACTGGCCCACCATGAAAGCCGCCGTCGAGATGCTCGACCACTTCGGCGTCGCCCACGAGGTCCGGGTGGTCTCGGCCCACCGCACCCCGCACGCCATGCTCACCTACGCGGACGAAGCCGCCGCCCGGGGCCTGCGCGTCATCATCGCGGGAGCCGGGGGCGCGGCCCACCTGCCCGGCATGGTCGCCTCGGCCACCCCGCTGCCCGTCATCGGCGTCCCGGTACCCCTCAAACACCTGGACGGCATGGACTCCCTGCTGTCCATAGTGCAGATGCCCGGCGGCATCCCGGTGGCGACGGTCTCGGTGGCCGGAGCCAAGAACGCGGGCCTGCTCGCGGTCCGCGTCCTCGGCGTCGCCGACCCCGCCCTACGCCTCGCGATGTCCGACTACCAACGCGAACTGGTCGACATGGTCGCCGACAAGAACACCCGGCTCCAGGAAACCGTCGCGAACGACTCGGCCGCCAAACCGGGCGGCGGCTTCGGTTTCGTCCCAGGCAACGGCTAG
- a CDS encoding putative quinol monooxygenase, with protein MVIVAGQLTVAPSQLESYLASCVSVVEQARRAPGCLDFTIAADPLDPGRVNVYERWESREAVEAFRGSGPSDEQAATILGASVAEYDIAATRSLT; from the coding sequence ATGGTCATCGTCGCGGGACAACTCACCGTCGCCCCCTCACAACTTGAGTCCTACCTCGCCAGCTGCGTCAGCGTCGTCGAACAAGCCCGCCGCGCCCCGGGCTGCCTCGACTTCACCATCGCCGCCGACCCCCTCGACCCCGGCCGCGTCAACGTCTACGAACGCTGGGAATCCCGCGAAGCGGTGGAAGCGTTCCGCGGCAGCGGCCCCAGCGACGAACAGGCCGCCACGATCCTGGGCGCCTCGGTCGCCGAGTACGACATCGCCGCCACCCGCTCACTGACCTGA
- a CDS encoding GNAT family N-acetyltransferase: MTEVSLSDGVIILTPFHRCDAAAHLAGEDADMERWLSGGPGSPERLAAYFQHVQRQWTIAGPLRHFGIHLEAPEPILVGTIDVQFEQPELTEGQANIAYGLYPRWRGRGLVSRAVELVCSYAAAEGANEAIIRTATDNPRSAAVARRCGFEYTGRHPDSDGKPHDWFSRGLRP; encoded by the coding sequence ATGACCGAGGTGAGTCTGTCCGACGGCGTGATCATCCTGACGCCGTTCCACCGCTGCGACGCCGCGGCGCATCTGGCGGGTGAGGACGCCGATATGGAGCGTTGGCTCAGCGGCGGGCCCGGCAGTCCGGAACGGCTCGCGGCGTACTTCCAGCACGTTCAGCGGCAGTGGACGATCGCCGGTCCGTTGCGGCATTTCGGGATCCACCTGGAGGCACCCGAACCGATCCTGGTCGGGACCATCGACGTGCAGTTCGAACAACCGGAACTGACCGAGGGCCAGGCCAACATCGCGTACGGCTTGTATCCGCGATGGCGGGGCCGCGGGCTGGTCAGTCGCGCGGTCGAGCTGGTGTGCTCCTACGCGGCGGCCGAGGGCGCGAACGAGGCGATCATCCGCACCGCCACGGACAATCCGCGATCGGCGGCGGTAGCGCGTCGATGCGGTTTCGAGTACACCGGACGGCACCCGGACTCAGACGGGAAACCGCACGACTGGTTCAGCCGCGGCCTGCGGCCGTGA